One window from the genome of [Clostridium] celerecrescens 18A encodes:
- a CDS encoding transketolase family protein: MNQIPNRQAICETLSAQAKEDHDIIVLCSDSRGSASLAPFAQAYPEQFVETGIAEQNLVSISAGLAKCGKKAFAASPACFLSTRSYEQAKIDCAYSDTNVTLIGISGGVSYGALGMSHHSAQDIAAMAAIPNMRVYLPSDRFQTKRLIEELLKDQKPAYIRVGRNAVEDIYTEENCPFELDRANVLTQGTDIAVIACGEMVKPALEAAELLKKSGISASVIDMYCVKPLDQEAVLHAAEHAGAIITVEEHSPYGGLGSMVSQVIAAHCPKKVINLALPDAPVITGTSKEVFEYYGLTAEGIAKQARELI, from the coding sequence ATGAATCAAATACCCAACAGACAGGCGATATGTGAGACATTGTCAGCGCAGGCAAAGGAAGATCATGATATCATAGTCTTGTGCAGCGATTCACGGGGAAGCGCATCCCTGGCCCCATTTGCCCAGGCTTACCCGGAGCAGTTTGTGGAAACAGGAATTGCGGAGCAGAATCTGGTCAGCATTTCGGCCGGACTGGCAAAATGCGGGAAGAAGGCATTTGCTGCTTCTCCGGCTTGCTTTTTGTCTACCAGAAGTTATGAGCAGGCGAAGATAGACTGTGCCTATTCTGACACGAACGTGACTTTAATCGGAATCAGCGGCGGGGTCAGTTATGGAGCTCTGGGAATGAGCCATCATTCCGCTCAAGACATTGCAGCTATGGCCGCAATTCCCAATATGAGAGTTTATCTGCCCAGTGACAGGTTCCAGACAAAACGGCTGATTGAGGAATTGTTAAAGGATCAGAAGCCTGCCTACATACGGGTGGGGAGAAATGCGGTGGAAGACATTTACACGGAGGAGAACTGCCCCTTTGAGCTGGACCGGGCCAATGTTCTTACCCAGGGAACGGATATTGCAGTCATTGCCTGCGGGGAGATGGTAAAGCCGGCGCTGGAGGCCGCAGAGCTGTTAAAGAAAAGCGGAATTTCAGCATCCGTTATTGATATGTACTGTGTAAAGCCTTTGGACCAGGAAGCAGTATTACATGCGGCAGAACATGCTGGAGCAATCATTACTGTGGAGGAGCATTCCCCATATGGAGGGCTGGGCTCCATGGTCAGCCAGGTAATCGCAGCCCACTGCCCAAAGAAGGTGATCAATTTGGCTCTTCCCGACGCTCCTGTCATCACGGGAACCTCTAAAGAAGTATTCGAGTACTACGGACTTACTGCAGAAGGAATCGCAAAACAGGCAAGGGAGCTGATTTAA
- a CDS encoding transketolase gives MDGLKAKTYELRKSVVDMIMEGKGGHIGGDMSVMDILAVLYFRQMNISPEQMKDENRDRFVLSKGHSVEALYAVLAAKGFFPMEEVIKNFSKFGSRFIGHPNNKLPGIEMNSGSLGHGLPVCVGMALAGKMDGRTYRVYTVMGDGELAEGSVWEGAMAASQFKLDNLCAVVDRNRLQISGNTEEVMGHDDLDDRFKSFGWHVIDVADGNDVEKLNDAFEQAKTVKGRPSVLIANTVKGCGSPIMENKADWHHRVPTGEEYETIMADLEMRREAAV, from the coding sequence TAAAGGCAAAGACCTATGAACTGAGAAAATCGGTGGTTGATATGATTATGGAAGGGAAAGGGGGCCACATCGGCGGAGATATGAGCGTCATGGATATATTGGCCGTGCTGTATTTCCGCCAGATGAACATAAGCCCGGAGCAGATGAAAGATGAGAACCGGGACCGGTTTGTGCTTAGCAAAGGACATTCCGTGGAAGCTCTGTATGCAGTTCTTGCGGCAAAAGGTTTTTTCCCTATGGAAGAAGTTATAAAGAATTTTTCAAAATTCGGCTCCAGGTTTATTGGGCATCCCAACAACAAGCTTCCGGGCATTGAGATGAATTCCGGCTCACTGGGCCACGGACTGCCTGTCTGTGTAGGAATGGCTCTGGCAGGAAAGATGGACGGGAGGACCTACCGGGTCTATACGGTTATGGGCGACGGAGAGCTGGCGGAAGGATCAGTATGGGAAGGGGCCATGGCTGCCAGCCAGTTTAAGCTGGATAATCTCTGTGCCGTTGTGGACCGCAACCGCCTCCAGATTTCCGGGAATACAGAGGAGGTCATGGGACATGATGACCTTGATGATCGTTTTAAAAGCTTTGGCTGGCATGTAATCGACGTGGCGGATGGAAACGATGTGGAGAAACTGAACGACGCATTTGAACAGGCAAAGACAGTAAAGGGAAGGCCCAGCGTTCTGATTGCCAACACGGTTAAGGGGTGTGGTTCCCCGATTATGGAAAATAAGGCGGACTGGCATCATAGGGTGCCCACTGGGGAAGAGTATGAGACCATTATGGCTGATTTGGAAATGAGAAGGGAGGCGGCAGTATGA